In Novipirellula caenicola, a single window of DNA contains:
- a CDS encoding glycosyltransferase family A protein, whose amino-acid sequence MLTSVVIPLFNKADYIEATLQSAVSQFSEPFGSKEEPSTSAIEVLVVDNGSTDGGPAIVEKFARQHPQVSLLSSPGRGPGHARNFGVSKAVGDWIQFLDADDLLEENHLATLIHEAIKYPSANVIAGGWKEFVDGVPDEFVEKRPASEQDSSKIADATIAASPWAVHAAIVRRDLVLANPWPEHLDGWLAEDNAFWFRICLYGKVAFSDTATALYRTQTENCRTKSDDVQQWYEGVNAAAEENVKTLGESGREPNAVQSSNLMRLYSGLYSQAVAAGNREYAEMAAARANFWLCRCKSSSCSLSLRKILGIQLFEKMRRLINY is encoded by the coding sequence TTGCTAACTAGCGTTGTCATTCCGCTGTTCAACAAAGCTGACTACATTGAAGCAACGCTGCAATCGGCGGTCTCGCAATTCAGCGAGCCATTCGGTTCAAAAGAAGAACCATCCACATCAGCGATTGAAGTTCTCGTGGTCGATAACGGATCAACAGACGGGGGGCCAGCAATCGTCGAGAAATTTGCCCGGCAACATCCCCAAGTCAGTCTGCTGAGTTCACCAGGACGTGGTCCAGGGCATGCTAGGAATTTTGGAGTTTCAAAGGCTGTAGGCGATTGGATTCAATTTCTGGATGCCGATGATTTGCTTGAGGAAAATCATTTAGCAACGTTGATTCACGAAGCAATTAAGTATCCATCGGCCAACGTGATTGCAGGAGGCTGGAAAGAGTTCGTTGACGGAGTACCAGATGAGTTTGTTGAGAAACGTCCTGCTAGCGAACAGGACTCGTCAAAAATAGCTGACGCCACAATCGCTGCTTCGCCATGGGCAGTTCATGCAGCGATAGTTCGCCGTGACTTGGTGCTCGCGAATCCCTGGCCCGAACATCTGGATGGTTGGCTCGCCGAAGACAATGCGTTTTGGTTTCGCATTTGCCTTTACGGAAAGGTCGCGTTTAGCGATACGGCCACGGCTCTTTATCGCACACAGACAGAGAATTGCCGTACTAAGTCGGATGATGTTCAGCAGTGGTACGAGGGGGTCAACGCTGCAGCAGAAGAGAACGTAAAAACTCTTGGGGAATCTGGACGCGAGCCAAATGCGGTTCAATCATCGAATCTAATGCGACTCTACTCTGGGCTGTATTCGCAAGCGGTTGCAGCCGGCAATCGTGAATATGCAGAAATGGCTGCTGCGAGGGCAAATTTTTGGCTTTGCCGATGTAAGTCGTCCTCCTGTTCCCTTTCTCTGCGGAAGATTCTGGGTATCCAGCTCTTCGAGAAAATGCGTCGACTGATCAACTATTGA
- a CDS encoding FkbM family methyltransferase, with product MKVLRDFLFQLRYLGRGVPRSIGKHEFRFDVSLRRWNFDQESEVREGIESGIESGGTAIDIGANFGMHTVLMARCVGASGKVMAFEPIPENLRQLRRNIKLNHLDNQVSVVASAVSDLEQPTLEMVVDSDNLEPSAAISTDIGASGTVSVKNQSLDSATSHLTALDDCFVKIDVEGAELSVLRSGLDFLARVRPKLLLEVHDYALPQFGESTESVYAFLRERGFEIQQLSNMANHNGQYHHILAVPSKVEYNTIN from the coding sequence ATGAAAGTACTCCGAGATTTTCTGTTTCAATTGAGGTATCTGGGACGCGGTGTTCCTAGATCGATCGGAAAACACGAGTTTAGGTTCGATGTTTCGCTACGCAGATGGAACTTTGACCAAGAGTCGGAGGTTCGCGAGGGAATTGAATCTGGTATTGAAAGTGGCGGAACTGCGATCGATATCGGCGCTAACTTTGGTATGCATACAGTTTTGATGGCGAGGTGCGTCGGGGCCAGCGGTAAAGTGATGGCTTTTGAACCCATTCCAGAAAACCTTCGACAATTGCGACGCAACATCAAGTTAAATCACTTGGACAATCAAGTCAGCGTTGTCGCTAGCGCGGTCAGCGATTTAGAACAGCCAACTTTAGAGATGGTCGTGGACTCAGACAACCTGGAACCGAGTGCTGCAATCTCTACTGACATCGGGGCCAGTGGTACAGTGAGTGTGAAGAATCAGTCTTTGGATTCGGCAACCTCCCACCTCACGGCATTGGATGATTGCTTCGTGAAGATTGATGTCGAGGGCGCTGAATTGTCCGTGCTCCGCAGCGGATTAGATTTCTTAGCTCGTGTTCGACCAAAGTTGTTGCTCGAAGTACACGACTACGCGCTGCCGCAGTTTGGTGAATCGACTGAGTCCGTCTACGCGTTTCTTCGAGAGCGTGGATTTGAAATCCAACAATTATCCAATATGGCCAATCACAACGGACAATATCACCACATCCTGGCCGTCCCGAGCAAAGTCGAATACAACACGATCAATTGA
- a CDS encoding polysaccharide pyruvyl transferase family protein encodes MANRILFVGNGSYKNLGCEAIVRGTLKILRANFGDDIHFDSGIYANEATLQSQLASESDAAVTHFGLKIAKPRCSFDWFADQLNRRVGTHFAGVHSPILARASSAMAGLELGGDNYSLDYGIPRHFLEMDRYMLTQGIPVFIWGASIGPFTDSPEFEQQIKKHLESLNGVFVRESFSKQYLNSIGVEENVRQVADPAFLLSPVAPKQKVQDMVRDQPIGVNLSPLVARKQLKLTKMPWELTESDLKPAIEFSVQFIRNLLQTTDSSIVLVPHVFSDHVGSDDLYFLNRVMNATSTEDQKRVKLIPPTLNAAESKWIIGKCRVFVGARTHSTIASIGSGVPTLSLGYSLKARGLNQDVFDSQDWCLPSSSLTLNGLLETIKRMLAEERHLRAHLSERIPKIRDASLAAGNFLKVILERGK; translated from the coding sequence ATGGCTAACCGTATTCTTTTCGTCGGGAATGGTTCGTACAAAAACCTTGGGTGCGAAGCTATCGTCCGTGGGACGCTAAAGATATTGCGAGCAAACTTCGGCGACGATATTCACTTTGATTCAGGAATTTACGCAAACGAAGCAACCCTGCAATCACAATTGGCAAGCGAATCTGATGCAGCAGTTACTCACTTTGGGCTTAAAATCGCAAAACCACGATGCTCATTCGACTGGTTCGCTGATCAACTGAATCGCAGAGTTGGAACTCACTTTGCCGGTGTTCACTCACCAATTCTCGCGAGGGCGTCGAGTGCAATGGCGGGACTAGAACTAGGCGGTGACAACTATTCCCTGGATTATGGGATCCCTAGGCATTTCCTTGAAATGGATCGCTACATGTTGACACAAGGAATCCCCGTTTTCATCTGGGGAGCCTCGATCGGTCCGTTTACTGATTCACCTGAATTCGAGCAGCAGATCAAAAAACATCTGGAGAGCCTCAACGGCGTATTTGTCAGGGAATCCTTTTCAAAGCAATATTTGAATTCGATTGGCGTTGAGGAGAATGTTCGTCAAGTCGCAGACCCCGCGTTCCTTTTGTCACCCGTCGCACCAAAGCAAAAGGTCCAGGACATGGTTCGAGATCAGCCAATCGGTGTTAACCTCTCGCCACTGGTGGCAAGAAAACAACTCAAGTTGACAAAAATGCCTTGGGAACTGACCGAATCGGACCTGAAACCGGCCATTGAATTCTCAGTGCAATTCATTCGCAACTTACTGCAGACAACCGACTCATCGATAGTACTGGTTCCTCATGTGTTCTCAGATCATGTCGGAAGCGATGACTTATATTTCTTGAATCGAGTCATGAATGCAACCAGCACTGAAGATCAAAAGAGGGTTAAGCTGATACCGCCAACACTGAACGCAGCCGAGTCTAAATGGATTATTGGAAAATGCCGAGTTTTTGTCGGCGCTCGAACTCACTCCACGATTGCGTCCATTGGGTCTGGCGTTCCAACGCTTAGCCTTGGCTACAGCTTGAAAGCCAGGGGATTGAACCAAGACGTTTTTGATTCTCAAGATTGGTGTTTACCGTCGTCATCACTGACACTTAATGGATTATTGGAGACAATAAAACGTATGCTGGCAGAGGAAAGGCATCTGCGTGCCCATCTGTCTGAGCGGATACCCAAGATCCGAGATGCCTCTTTGGCCGCTGGTAATTTCCTAAAAGTGATTCTTGAGAGGGGCAAGTAG
- a CDS encoding Gfo/Idh/MocA family oxidoreductase — protein MPLKLAIIGCGAIAEQGHLPGAAESEKVEVTLLVDRLEARRKQLCDQFGVAHNSNSITDVTKYADAAVVATPPGSHVPIACGLIEMGMPVLLEKPIALSSAECETLLSLAKEKNVLVAAGMTRRFFRSDRMVREYIRSSVLGKLVSFNVENGYDYAWSSASNFILSKAQAGGGVLMGLGSHVLDSLIWMLGDPIAFEFECDSEGGIESECKVHLTMAGGAKGCVELSRSRNLENRYLFEFEKGTIYAPFYGDNVSVSLAGSELTLNGRSVPAGSPYAEVQSVAKIMSQELDDFADAVIEGKPPMATGEDAMKSIALIDGCYASPKILDFPWMQPIEGTS, from the coding sequence ATGCCATTAAAATTAGCAATCATTGGATGCGGCGCAATTGCAGAGCAAGGTCACCTACCTGGCGCTGCGGAATCAGAAAAAGTGGAGGTCACGCTACTTGTTGATCGACTTGAAGCTCGAAGAAAGCAACTTTGCGACCAGTTTGGAGTGGCGCATAACTCGAATTCAATAACGGATGTTACCAAGTACGCAGACGCTGCAGTGGTCGCTACGCCGCCCGGTTCGCATGTTCCTATCGCATGCGGATTGATCGAAATGGGAATGCCAGTTCTGCTAGAGAAGCCAATTGCCCTATCGTCTGCGGAGTGCGAAACGTTGCTTTCTCTTGCAAAGGAGAAAAACGTACTAGTTGCCGCTGGAATGACTCGGCGATTCTTTCGGAGTGATCGAATGGTTCGAGAATACATTCGGTCGAGTGTTTTGGGAAAGCTAGTAAGCTTCAATGTGGAAAACGGATACGACTACGCGTGGTCGTCCGCCTCTAACTTCATCTTAAGCAAGGCTCAGGCTGGAGGAGGCGTTTTGATGGGGCTTGGTTCGCACGTCCTGGATTCCCTAATTTGGATGCTTGGCGACCCCATAGCGTTTGAGTTCGAATGCGATTCCGAAGGCGGCATTGAATCAGAATGCAAAGTCCATCTGACCATGGCCGGCGGAGCAAAGGGCTGCGTAGAACTGAGCCGAAGTCGGAACCTAGAAAACCGTTATCTTTTTGAGTTTGAAAAGGGAACCATTTACGCACCGTTCTACGGTGACAATGTTTCCGTATCACTTGCAGGAAGTGAATTGACGCTCAACGGAAGGTCGGTGCCAGCGGGCTCACCTTATGCAGAAGTGCAATCAGTTGCCAAGATCATGTCTCAGGAGCTTGACGATTTCGCAGATGCTGTTATCGAGGGCAAACCTCCGATGGCGACTGGCGAAGATGCGATGAAGTCAATTGCGCTGATAGATGGTTGCTACGCAAGCCCCAAGATTCTCGATTTTCCATGGATGCAGCCAATCGAAGGTACATCATGA
- a CDS encoding glycosyltransferase family 2 protein produces MPPTPKTPVLFLGFNRPDLAEQVFAAIRSYQPKQLFIAVDGPRADVPADADAVRQMRQFDSRVDWDCEVKTLYHEQNQGCQAAVSGAIDWFFSHVEEGIILEDDCVPDPSFFVFCHEMLDRYRDDTRVMSISGECYPGAWQEHCDASYSFSCYSLIWGWATWRRAWKCYDGTMATLPEDVKSGWIDRFFRRQFVRDAWLEHLWYTHYTPGFTWDYQWVYATWIHSGLCIVPTQNLISNIGCGPAATHTVSEDWKMANRVASSLSWPLKHPRAVKRDYLLDETLEETRYEMAPPEGASASAWAPASFPPPPPDPSEPPPPVKKRLFSRKRFRRFLQRLAGGGGDKETRRQGDKE; encoded by the coding sequence ATGCCTCCAACCCCAAAAACTCCCGTCCTCTTTCTCGGGTTCAACCGCCCCGACCTGGCCGAGCAAGTGTTCGCGGCGATTCGCAGTTACCAACCCAAGCAACTGTTTATCGCCGTCGATGGTCCTCGCGCCGACGTGCCCGCGGACGCCGACGCGGTTCGTCAGATGCGTCAGTTTGATTCGCGAGTCGACTGGGATTGTGAAGTCAAGACGTTGTACCACGAGCAGAATCAGGGCTGCCAGGCTGCGGTCAGCGGCGCGATCGACTGGTTCTTCTCGCATGTCGAAGAAGGCATCATTTTGGAGGACGATTGCGTTCCCGACCCCAGCTTCTTTGTGTTTTGCCACGAGATGCTTGACCGCTACCGCGATGACACGCGAGTGATGTCGATATCAGGCGAGTGTTATCCGGGAGCGTGGCAAGAACACTGTGACGCTTCGTACTCGTTCAGCTGTTACTCGTTGATCTGGGGCTGGGCGACATGGCGGCGAGCTTGGAAGTGTTACGACGGCACGATGGCGACGTTGCCCGAAGACGTCAAAAGCGGCTGGATCGACCGTTTTTTTCGTCGCCAATTCGTGCGAGACGCCTGGCTGGAACACCTGTGGTACACGCATTACACCCCCGGGTTCACCTGGGACTACCAATGGGTCTACGCGACCTGGATCCATTCGGGGTTATGCATCGTCCCGACTCAAAATTTGATCTCCAATATCGGCTGCGGCCCCGCAGCCACTCACACGGTGAGCGAGGATTGGAAGATGGCCAACCGCGTCGCCAGTTCACTGTCGTGGCCACTGAAACACCCCAGGGCCGTCAAACGCGACTACTTGCTCGACGAAACGCTCGAGGAAACGCGGTACGAGATGGCCCCGCCCGAGGGCGCATCCGCATCGGCCTGGGCCCCCGCATCGTTCCCACCACCGCCTCCCGACCCCAGCGAACCGCCACCTCCAGTGAAGAAGCGACTCTTCAGCCGCAAGCGATTCCGCCGCTTCCTACAGCGTCTCGCGGGGGGAGGGGGAGACAAGGAGACAAGGAGACAAGGAGACAAGGAGTGA
- a CDS encoding Coenzyme F420 hydrogenase/dehydrogenase, beta subunit C-terminal domain — translation MVSRSSTLKDTVIANGMCSGCGVCAASSDVFSIQLTDDGTFQATVQNQEPDGISSVCPFSDQSQNEDQIGEALFASTCEYKQGIGYFSDCYAGHVTLPEVRKAGSSGGMGTWILLELLEQGLVDGILHVGGCDNADGVPFKYAISRTKEQVQARSKSRYYPVEMSEVLKELRVLDGKFAVVGLPCFVKGIRLLSKHDKEIERRVAFTVALFCGHLKSSHFADFFAWQAGIMPGGLQAINFRTKLQERAASNYGISVRGEGVDHCRANSEYEGSSWGYGFFKYSACEFCDDVVGETADISVGDAWLPEYVNDSGGSNVVIVRNEAIRGIVDSAIGSGKLAFERVAPERVIESQDAGLRHRRDGLAYRLHLRDQQNLWRPKKRVEPSASHLNERQKRVFELRQEIASESHKAFVVATDRGDLSEFFRLMQPLLSAYDKLYRPSLMSRVKTKTFVELSRVKKWVARMASRSQVDG, via the coding sequence ATGGTATCAAGATCATCAACACTGAAAGACACCGTCATTGCAAATGGAATGTGCAGTGGTTGTGGAGTTTGCGCTGCATCAAGTGATGTTTTCTCAATCCAATTGACGGATGATGGAACATTTCAAGCAACAGTTCAAAACCAAGAACCTGATGGCATTAGTTCGGTATGTCCATTCAGTGACCAATCGCAAAACGAAGACCAAATCGGAGAAGCGTTATTTGCTAGTACCTGCGAATACAAGCAGGGCATAGGCTATTTTTCCGACTGCTACGCCGGACACGTGACCCTGCCGGAAGTGCGCAAGGCGGGCAGTTCGGGTGGAATGGGGACCTGGATTCTTCTAGAGTTGTTAGAGCAAGGCCTGGTTGATGGTATCTTACATGTTGGCGGTTGCGACAACGCTGATGGAGTTCCATTTAAGTACGCAATATCGAGAACAAAAGAACAAGTTCAGGCTCGGTCCAAGTCACGCTACTACCCCGTCGAAATGTCCGAGGTATTGAAGGAACTTCGTGTATTGGATGGGAAATTCGCTGTTGTGGGATTGCCGTGTTTTGTCAAGGGCATTCGATTGCTGTCCAAACACGATAAGGAAATCGAAAGACGCGTTGCATTTACGGTTGCGTTATTCTGTGGACACCTTAAGAGCAGTCATTTTGCAGATTTCTTTGCTTGGCAAGCCGGGATTATGCCGGGCGGCCTTCAAGCCATCAATTTTAGAACCAAGCTTCAGGAACGCGCCGCGAGCAACTACGGAATTTCTGTGCGAGGGGAGGGAGTGGACCACTGTCGTGCAAACTCAGAGTACGAGGGAAGTAGTTGGGGCTACGGGTTCTTCAAATACTCTGCCTGTGAGTTTTGCGATGATGTAGTCGGGGAAACTGCCGACATTTCAGTTGGTGATGCTTGGTTACCTGAATATGTAAACGATAGCGGTGGTTCTAACGTTGTCATTGTCAGGAATGAGGCAATCCGAGGGATCGTAGATTCGGCAATTGGTTCTGGGAAATTAGCATTCGAAAGAGTTGCTCCAGAACGTGTGATTGAATCTCAGGACGCTGGCCTACGCCATAGACGCGATGGCCTAGCCTACCGTCTTCACCTTCGTGATCAACAGAATCTTTGGCGCCCGAAGAAACGCGTTGAGCCAAGTGCTAGCCACTTAAATGAGAGGCAAAAACGCGTATTCGAACTCCGGCAAGAAATCGCCTCTGAAAGCCACAAGGCTTTTGTTGTTGCAACGGATCGGGGCGATCTGTCCGAGTTTTTTCGGCTGATGCAACCACTTCTTTCAGCATACGACAAACTGTACCGACCGAGTTTAATGTCTCGAGTCAAAACAAAGACATTCGTAGAACTATCTAGAGTCAAAAAGTGGGTGGCCAGAATGGCCAGTCGGAGTCAAGTGGATGGCTAA
- the rfbC gene encoding dTDP-4-dehydrorhamnose 3,5-epimerase yields the protein MIEIKELPIDGAKLFSIRVFTDIRGAFEVFWERDLLSPQSISFSPTNANHSYNTHTGTLRGMHFQKSPHGQTKLVSCVSGKAWDVMVDLRDDSSTFGKWHATKLSAASGQAVLIPAGCGHGFVTLEPNTTIAYLIEGQYMPDQGRVLRWNDPTVAINWPVKDPVLSDKDAAAPDWDQCEF from the coding sequence TTGATTGAAATAAAAGAATTACCGATCGACGGTGCAAAGCTCTTTTCCATAAGGGTGTTCACCGATATCCGGGGAGCATTTGAAGTGTTTTGGGAGCGTGATTTACTCTCTCCGCAGTCCATTTCGTTTTCCCCCACCAATGCAAACCACTCGTACAATACACACACTGGCACTCTTCGCGGCATGCACTTTCAAAAGTCGCCGCACGGACAAACCAAACTAGTGTCCTGTGTTAGCGGCAAAGCTTGGGATGTAATGGTCGACTTGCGAGACGATTCGAGCACTTTCGGTAAATGGCATGCCACGAAGCTTTCAGCGGCGAGTGGCCAAGCAGTATTGATTCCTGCCGGATGTGGCCACGGATTCGTCACGTTGGAACCAAACACCACGATTGCCTACCTGATCGAAGGGCAGTACATGCCCGACCAAGGTCGAGTGCTACGATGGAACGACCCAACGGTGGCTATTAATTGGCCAGTCAAGGACCCGGTTCTGTCGGATAAAGATGCCGCCGCTCCAGATTGGGATCAATGCGAGTTTTAG
- a CDS encoding NAD-dependent epimerase/dehydratase family protein, producing MNSIGFPKGTNVFVTGGSGFIGGRLVECLVRDYEANVTALVNRPYAGALRMCRFPVNTVFEPMTDQKAMQKAMSGCSIVFHLAYAKSGNAKEDYKVTVEGTQTLATAALKCGVDRFVNVSTAAVYGNRANGIIDETEPRIRWGWNYSDMKLDAENVVLDFHKSRGLPGTVLQVAGVYGPWGPVFTIAPLRQLQAGRVGLPNEGKGVSNATYVDDVVQALLRAAVMESAVGEIFMIKGPGRITRLEFYEHYQRMIGENDRIVLLKGTNLKSAFRSKKRAATRQLAPSAVRSLKSNPEFRAALTASGLVVPLKWACNLVRRKNAATASSLTASTAAKTNEELPLHLPPAFYGKYLAAETEYSIEKANRLLGYDPQFDIHAGMAATEQWARWARIIDCQVGES from the coding sequence ATGAATAGCATTGGTTTTCCCAAAGGTACCAACGTTTTTGTGACCGGGGGATCCGGTTTCATAGGCGGCCGTCTTGTTGAATGTCTCGTCAGAGACTACGAGGCGAATGTAACTGCTTTGGTAAATCGTCCTTATGCTGGTGCGCTAAGGATGTGTCGTTTTCCGGTAAATACGGTCTTCGAACCAATGACTGATCAGAAGGCAATGCAGAAGGCAATGAGTGGCTGCAGTATCGTCTTCCACCTCGCGTATGCAAAATCTGGAAACGCCAAAGAGGACTACAAAGTCACGGTCGAGGGAACACAAACGCTGGCAACTGCAGCTTTAAAGTGCGGTGTCGATCGGTTTGTAAATGTCAGTACAGCGGCCGTCTATGGCAATCGAGCGAACGGCATAATTGACGAAACGGAACCACGGATTCGATGGGGGTGGAACTATTCCGATATGAAGCTGGATGCCGAAAACGTGGTGTTGGATTTTCATAAGAGTAGAGGGCTTCCGGGAACGGTACTTCAGGTTGCGGGTGTATATGGCCCTTGGGGTCCTGTGTTTACCATTGCTCCATTAAGACAACTACAAGCTGGTCGGGTGGGACTTCCCAACGAAGGCAAAGGTGTATCCAACGCAACCTATGTCGATGATGTGGTTCAAGCTCTACTACGGGCAGCAGTAATGGAATCCGCCGTTGGCGAAATATTCATGATCAAAGGTCCGGGGCGCATAACGCGTCTTGAATTCTACGAGCACTACCAAAGGATGATCGGTGAGAACGATAGAATCGTTTTATTGAAAGGGACCAACCTCAAGTCTGCCTTTAGATCGAAGAAGAGGGCCGCGACGCGTCAGCTTGCCCCGTCTGCAGTAAGATCACTAAAGAGCAATCCCGAGTTCAGAGCTGCTTTGACTGCGTCAGGACTAGTCGTGCCCCTGAAGTGGGCGTGTAACCTCGTGCGTAGAAAGAATGCCGCAACCGCTAGCTCTTTAACAGCATCAACCGCAGCTAAAACCAACGAAGAACTTCCGCTACATCTTCCTCCTGCGTTTTACGGAAAGTATCTCGCAGCAGAGACTGAATACTCCATAGAGAAGGCCAATCGCTTGCTGGGATATGACCCTCAGTTCGATATCCATGCAGGAATGGCCGCAACCGAACAGTGGGCACGATGGGCTAGGATTATCGATTGCCAAGTAGGCGAATCATGA
- a CDS encoding NAD(P)-dependent oxidoreductase: MRVLVTGATGFIGRWILPALVARDCEVVALTCRSSEAYCHGTKLTSGRVRWIVGDLLDHSTIASTVADANADTLVHTAWDTTPGTYWTSSKNLDWISASLKLFQAFQESGGRRIVVAGTSAEYEWGGNEDLVEGKSEQPNTLYGTAKDSLRRMVEQWASIHNLSWAWGRVFCPFGENERPERLIPKLIARLRTDEPMPFDSGSLIRDFISVQDLGDAFAALATSNVQGPINLASGQDTSIRDIVTVLAQHMGQIQNVQFGTLPDPHGQPQRIVADITRQTTELGWHPSATLKQRLIENCDWWMNEQINVKD; the protein is encoded by the coding sequence ATGCGAGTTTTAGTTACCGGTGCGACAGGGTTCATTGGTCGCTGGATTCTGCCCGCTTTAGTTGCTCGCGACTGCGAAGTTGTTGCACTCACTTGCAGGTCTAGCGAGGCATATTGCCATGGAACAAAATTAACTTCAGGCAGAGTGCGATGGATTGTTGGTGATCTTTTGGATCATTCCACGATCGCCAGCACGGTTGCAGACGCCAATGCAGACACCTTGGTTCATACAGCATGGGATACAACACCGGGGACCTATTGGACAAGCTCAAAGAACCTGGACTGGATTTCGGCCAGTTTGAAGCTGTTTCAAGCGTTTCAGGAATCGGGCGGCAGACGAATCGTCGTCGCCGGAACCAGCGCGGAGTACGAATGGGGTGGCAATGAAGACCTTGTCGAAGGGAAAAGCGAGCAGCCTAACACGCTTTACGGCACCGCAAAAGATTCATTGCGACGAATGGTGGAGCAGTGGGCAAGCATCCACAACCTGTCTTGGGCCTGGGGACGCGTCTTTTGTCCGTTTGGAGAAAACGAGCGTCCCGAACGATTAATCCCGAAGCTGATCGCACGTCTGCGTACCGACGAGCCGATGCCGTTTGACAGCGGCAGTCTAATTCGCGACTTTATTAGCGTCCAGGATCTGGGAGACGCTTTTGCGGCGTTAGCCACGTCAAACGTGCAAGGCCCCATCAATCTGGCGTCTGGCCAGGACACCTCGATTCGCGATATCGTCACCGTGCTGGCTCAACACATGGGCCAGATCCAAAACGTTCAATTTGGCACCCTGCCCGATCCCCATGGGCAGCCACAACGCATCGTCGCAGACATCACTCGGCAAACGACTGAACTGGGCTGGCATCCCTCTGCTACATTAAAACAACGACTGATTGAAAATTGTGACTGGTGGATGAACGAACAGATCAATGTTAAGGATTGA